Proteins encoded in a region of the Pseudomonas sp. GOM7 genome:
- a CDS encoding GGDEF domain-containing protein yields MSAFEPGSVSVRQTGRAIPPRQRTAYERYVVQQHGRFLLAINFIAMFAYDLYVFADALLIPDMALESLLLRSGLSLIGLFNIYLVFWRIRKVLLMDMLMPIHDIISTIAWFELLKRSSSPDVPTFVYASVVFIILANLGARYSFRGILACSSAISAIILYNLWLLHDGQSKPVLVFSIAYLPVLLFSLFISWTNINGVRRAFLEDQEKQRQRDELASLNLRLAELANTDALTGVGNRRAFDRTLAQHWQQMQCNGRPFSLLLLDIDFFKPFNDHYGHQIGDQSLRQVAGCISASLRHGQGEVFRYGGEEFVVLLQIANAEELLALAERLREQVANLAIEHLHRPDALMHLTISIGACPTHSPDVQQVEDLFAQCDHLLYRAKQQGRNRVCVQVPAEAQVG; encoded by the coding sequence ATGAGCGCCTTCGAGCCAGGCAGCGTGTCCGTCAGGCAAACGGGTCGTGCGATACCGCCCCGGCAGCGGACAGCGTACGAGCGCTACGTCGTCCAGCAGCATGGCCGCTTCCTGCTGGCGATCAATTTCATCGCCATGTTCGCCTATGACCTGTACGTCTTCGCCGATGCCCTGCTGATTCCCGACATGGCGCTGGAGTCCCTGCTGCTGCGCAGCGGCCTGAGTCTCATCGGCCTGTTCAACATCTATCTGGTGTTCTGGCGCATCCGCAAGGTGCTGCTGATGGACATGCTGATGCCGATCCACGACATCATCTCCACCATCGCCTGGTTCGAGCTGCTCAAGCGCAGCAGCTCACCCGACGTGCCCACCTTCGTCTACGCCTCGGTGGTCTTCATCATCCTCGCCAACCTCGGTGCACGCTACAGCTTCCGGGGCATCCTGGCCTGCTCAAGCGCCATCTCGGCGATCATTCTGTATAACCTGTGGCTGTTGCATGACGGCCAGAGCAAGCCGGTGCTGGTGTTCAGCATCGCCTACCTGCCGGTGCTGCTGTTCAGCCTGTTCATCAGTTGGACCAACATCAACGGCGTGCGCCGAGCCTTTCTCGAAGATCAGGAAAAACAGCGCCAGCGCGACGAACTGGCTTCGCTCAACCTGCGCCTGGCGGAGCTGGCCAATACCGATGCGCTGACCGGCGTAGGCAACCGCCGTGCCTTCGATCGCACTCTGGCGCAGCACTGGCAGCAGATGCAATGCAACGGTCGCCCCTTCTCCCTGCTGTTGCTGGACATCGACTTCTTCAAGCCCTTCAACGATCACTATGGCCATCAGATCGGCGATCAGAGCCTGCGCCAGGTCGCCGGCTGCATCAGTGCCAGCCTGCGCCATGGCCAGGGCGAGGTGTTCCGCTACGGTGGCGAAGAGTTCGTCGTCCTCCTGCAGATAGCCAATGCCGAGGAACTCCTCGCCCTGGCCGAGCGCTTGCGCGAGCAGGTGGCCAACCTCGCCATCGAGCATCTACACCGCCCCGACGCCCTGATGCACCTGACCATCAGCATCGGCGCCTGCCCCACTCACTCACCTGATGTACAACAGGTTGAAGATCTCTTCGCACAGTGCGACCACTTGCTCTACCGGGCCAAGCAACAGGGGCGCAACCGTGTCTGCGTGCAGGTACCGGCGGAGGCTCAGGTCGGCTGA
- a CDS encoding ammonium transporter, giving the protein MIRSRVALGVIPLLGSAVAQAAETPVINSGDTAFVALCSLVVLLMTLPGLALFYGGMARGKNVLSILMQVFCTASLMSVLFAIYGYSLCFTDGGAWQSLIGGLDKLFLKGVGTDSVVGTIPEYLYFLFMLLFAAITPAIIVGAFAERMKFSAVMLFMAVWLTLNYIPMAHMAWGGGWVFNLGVQDFAGGNVVHLNVGIASLVGAWLIGRRRDYGTSAVAPHNMTMTFIGGGLLWVGWLGFCAGCALAASGFAMLVMVNTMLASCAGALAWMLIEGVHRGKPSLFGAVSGAIAGLVAITPACGYVGPMGAIVLGLIAAPVCVWAVEKLKPAMGLDDAFDVFCVHGVAGILGGLLTPVFALSELGGQGFTGERGLFDQLQVNAGVLLFSILFSALTSWLAFKIAALFCGGLRVDEEQEIDGLDLAAHGEVGYKYSS; this is encoded by the coding sequence ATGATCCGTAGTCGTGTTGCGTTGGGGGTTATTCCGTTGTTGGGCAGTGCCGTCGCGCAGGCGGCCGAGACGCCCGTGATCAACAGTGGCGATACGGCGTTCGTGGCGCTCTGCTCGCTGGTGGTGTTGCTGATGACGCTGCCTGGCCTGGCGCTGTTCTATGGCGGCATGGCGCGTGGCAAGAACGTGCTGTCGATCCTCATGCAGGTGTTTTGCACCGCATCGCTGATGTCGGTGCTCTTCGCCATCTATGGCTACAGCCTGTGCTTCACCGACGGGGGGGCCTGGCAGTCGCTGATCGGCGGGCTGGACAAGCTGTTCCTCAAGGGCGTGGGCACCGACTCTGTGGTCGGCACCATTCCTGAATACCTGTACTTCCTGTTCATGCTGCTGTTCGCCGCGATCACCCCGGCGATCATCGTCGGCGCCTTCGCCGAGCGCATGAAGTTCTCGGCGGTGATGCTGTTCATGGCGGTCTGGCTGACGCTCAACTACATCCCCATGGCACACATGGCCTGGGGCGGTGGCTGGGTGTTCAACCTCGGCGTGCAGGATTTCGCCGGTGGCAACGTGGTGCACCTGAACGTGGGTATCGCCTCGCTGGTCGGCGCCTGGCTGATTGGTCGGCGGCGTGACTACGGCACGTCGGCGGTGGCCCCGCACAACATGACCATGACCTTCATCGGCGGCGGCCTGCTGTGGGTCGGCTGGCTCGGCTTCTGCGCCGGTTGCGCCCTGGCGGCCAGTGGTTTCGCCATGCTGGTGATGGTCAACACCATGCTGGCTAGCTGCGCCGGGGCACTGGCCTGGATGCTGATCGAGGGCGTGCACCGTGGCAAACCGAGCCTGTTCGGTGCGGTGTCCGGGGCCATCGCCGGGCTGGTGGCGATCACCCCGGCCTGTGGCTACGTCGGCCCCATGGGCGCCATCGTGCTGGGTCTGATCGCTGCGCCGGTGTGCGTCTGGGCGGTGGAGAAACTCAAGCCCGCCATGGGCCTGGACGATGCCTTCGACGTGTTCTGCGTGCATGGTGTGGCCGGTATCCTCGGTGGTTTGCTGACCCCGGTGTTCGCCCTGAGCGAATTGGGCGGGCAGGGTTTTACTGGCGAGCGTGGGCTGTTCGATCAATTGCAGGTCAACGCTGGCGTACTGCTGTTCAGCATCCTCTTCTCGGCACTGACCAGTTGGCTGGCATTCAAGATCGCGGCG